GCGGCGCGTCTGTATCCGAAGAACGCCAACGTGGCGGCGACCGTCGCCATTGCGGGCCTCGGTCTGGATGCCACGCGCGTGCGTCTCATTGCCGACCCGGCGACCACACGCAACGTGCATCACATCGCGGCGCGCGGTGCGTTCGGCGAGATGTCGCTGGAAATGTGCGGCAAGCCGTTGCCGGACAACCCCAAGACGTCGGCACTGACCGCGTACTCGGCCATTCGCGCGCTGCGCAATCGCGTTGCGAACTGTGTGATCTAGCAGGAACAGCCTCATGAGCCATCAAGATTTGCTGCAAGGGTTTTCGAGCGACATTCTGGTCGGCGGCGAATGGCGTGCCGGGACCGGCAAGCGCTACCAAAGCCTGTATCCGGCGGACGAAAGCGTGAATGCCGAGATCGCCGCCGCCGGTGCCGACGACGCCGTCGAAGCGGTCGAAGCCGCCGATGCCGCGTGGCGTCGCGCCGACTGGGCCGGTCTCAAGCCGCACCAGCGTGCTGCCGTGCTGCACCGCGTGGCCGACGGCATCACGCAACGCGCCGAAGCACTCGCGCATCTGCAACGCCGCGACAACGGCAAGCCGATCAGCGAGACGCGTGCTCTCGTGGCCAGCGCGGCGGGCACGTTCCGTTACTTCGCGGCGTGTCTCGAAACGCTGGAAGAGACGCTCACGCCGTCGCGCGGCGATTATTTGACGATGAGCGTGCACGAGCCATTGGGCGTCGTGGCCGCGATCACGCCCTGGAACTCGCCGATTGCGTCGGACGCGCAGAAGCTCGCACCGGCACTTGCCGCGGGCAACGCCGTGGTCCTGAAGCCGGCGGAAGTCACGCCGCTTGCGTCGCTCGAACTCGGTCGCATCTGCGAGGCCGCCGGCGTGCCTCGCGGTGTGCTCTCGGTGCTGCCGGGCAAGGGGTCGGTCATTGGCGACATTCTGGTGCGTCACCCGAAGGTCAGGAAGGTGGCGTTCACCGGAGGCACCGAAGTCGGTCGCGGCATTGCGCGTCTCGCAGCGGAGAAGCTCATGCCCGTGTCGCTCGAACTCGGCGGCAAATCGCCGACCATCGTATTCGAGGACGCCGACGTCGACCATGCCGTGGCCGGCGTGCTCTACGGCATTTTCAGTTCGTCGGGCGAATCGTGCATCGCGGGCTCGCGTCTGTTCGTGCACAAGAAGATTTTCGACACGTTCGTCGAACGTCTCGTCGCCGGGGCGAAGCAATTGCGCGTGGGCGATCCGTTGCGTGAAGACACGCAGATGGGACCGCTCGTTAGCTCGGCGCATCGCGAGTCCATCGAGCGCTACGTCGCCATCGGACTGGAAGAGGGCGGCCGTCTTCTGTGTGGCGGTGAGCGCCCGGCCGGCGACGGCCGTGAGAAAGGCTACTTCTACCAGCCGACGATCATCGCGGGCCTCACGAACGGCGCGCGCATGGTGCAGGAGGAGATCTTCGGGCCGGTGCTGGCGGTGCTGCCGTTCGAGAACGAAGACGATCTGCTGCGCGAAGCCAACGACAGCGTCTACGGACTGGCCGCCGGTATCTGGACACGCGACTACAAGCGCGCCTGGCGCGTCGGCCGTGCGTTGGAGACAGGCACCGTCTGGATCAACACCTACAAGCAGTTCTCGATCTCCACGCCCTTCGGTGGCTGGAAGGAGAGCGGCATGGGGCGTGAGAAGGGGCGTCTGGGACTGCTGGAGTACACGAACCAGAAGAGCCTGTATTGGGGCATGAACGACAGCCCGCTCGCGTGGGCGGGGCAGGTCTGACGGGCGTACGCGTGAAACGCATGTGGCAAGCCGCGGTGCACGGGGCATCGCGGTCATCCGAAACTTGAGCGAGGCAAACATATGTTGTCGATTTTCCGTGCATCGTTGGCGCGTCGCGCCTTTCTGACGGCCGGCCTGTGCGCCGCAGCCGGACTCTCGGGCATGGCCGCACCGGTCATGGCGCAGCCGGCTGCGCAACCCGCTCAGCAGATGACCTATCTGCTGCCCGCGCCGGCCAACCTGCCGGCGTTCGCGCCGCTGATGCTCGCCGAAAAGAAAGGGTACTACGCCGCGGAGGGGTTGTCGGTGCGTTGGCTGACGGTGCAGGGCGGTGCCGACGTCGGCAAGCAGCTCGCGTCGGGCAACGGCGATCTGGGCGGCGGACTTGGCGACACGCCGATCGTACTGCGCCCGAACGGCATTCCGATCAAGGGCGTCGCGCTGCTCGGCGGCCGTACGCTGCACCAGCTGGTCGTGCGCGATGACGCGAACATCAAGTCGCCCGCCGATCTGAAGGGCAAGACGATTACCGTGCTGGCCTACCAGGACACCGGTTTCTACGCGACGCTGGGTCTGCTGGCTTCGGCGGGCCTCACGCGTAACGACGCACGCATTCAGGGCGCAGGCCCGGCCGGTGTGTGGCAGCAAGTCGCGACGGGCAAGGCCGAAGTGATGGTCGGCACGCCGGAGTGGGCGCAGAACATCGAAGACGCCGGAGTGAAGATCACCATGACGTCGACCGACAAGTACTTCCCGGGC
This is a stretch of genomic DNA from Pandoraea faecigallinarum. It encodes these proteins:
- a CDS encoding aldehyde dehydrogenase: MSHQDLLQGFSSDILVGGEWRAGTGKRYQSLYPADESVNAEIAAAGADDAVEAVEAADAAWRRADWAGLKPHQRAAVLHRVADGITQRAEALAHLQRRDNGKPISETRALVASAAGTFRYFAACLETLEETLTPSRGDYLTMSVHEPLGVVAAITPWNSPIASDAQKLAPALAAGNAVVLKPAEVTPLASLELGRICEAAGVPRGVLSVLPGKGSVIGDILVRHPKVRKVAFTGGTEVGRGIARLAAEKLMPVSLELGGKSPTIVFEDADVDHAVAGVLYGIFSSSGESCIAGSRLFVHKKIFDTFVERLVAGAKQLRVGDPLREDTQMGPLVSSAHRESIERYVAIGLEEGGRLLCGGERPAGDGREKGYFYQPTIIAGLTNGARMVQEEIFGPVLAVLPFENEDDLLREANDSVYGLAAGIWTRDYKRAWRVGRALETGTVWINTYKQFSISTPFGGWKESGMGREKGRLGLLEYTNQKSLYWGMNDSPLAWAGQV
- a CDS encoding ABC transporter substrate-binding protein; amino-acid sequence: MLSIFRASLARRAFLTAGLCAAAGLSGMAAPVMAQPAAQPAQQMTYLLPAPANLPAFAPLMLAEKKGYYAAEGLSVRWLTVQGGADVGKQLASGNGDLGGGLGDTPIVLRPNGIPIKGVALLGGRTLHQLVVRDDANIKSPADLKGKTITVLAYQDTGFYATLGLLASAGLTRNDARIQGAGPAGVWQQVATGKAEVMVGTPEWAQNIEDAGVKITMTSTDKYFPGMAQAILASDKTIAEKPEMIRKFVRATVKSVAEIMRDPAGAAKEYCAAVPGYKGKEAEIEKILTYYARNVYPGQQRLGAFDPARVTKLQDFYAQEKVIREKSKVDDLFTNQFVQ